In a genomic window of Roseiflexus castenholzii DSM 13941:
- a CDS encoding 3-deoxy-7-phosphoheptulonate synthase, whose product MQPVDNLHVLAFEPLTPPRALRERYPITEAAAQTVYETRESIKRIVRREDQRLLAVVGPCSIHDTGAALEYAGRLARLAGEMRDRIVIVMRAYFEKPRTTVGWRGLINDPHLDGSFDMNEGLRRARELLLRINDIGLPTATEMLDPISPQYITDLISLTAIGARTVESQTHRALASGLSMPVGYKNSTDGNVQVAVNAFLSARRAHSFLGIDQDGQSCVVRTTGNPDGMIILRGSSAGPNYDAATVVRTEQAMEAAGLLPAIMIDCSHANAGGDHTRQPHVWREVLRDHIASRNAVIGMMVESYLYEGKQPILADRSRLRYGVSVTDACVGWETTERMLIEAYEALKG is encoded by the coding sequence GTGCAACCGGTCGATAACCTTCACGTTCTTGCTTTTGAGCCGCTCACCCCGCCACGCGCCCTGCGTGAGCGGTATCCGATCACCGAAGCCGCAGCGCAGACGGTCTACGAAACGCGGGAATCGATCAAGCGCATTGTGCGCCGTGAAGACCAGCGCCTGCTGGCGGTTGTCGGTCCCTGTTCGATCCACGACACCGGAGCGGCGCTGGAGTATGCCGGGCGACTGGCGCGCCTGGCAGGCGAGATGCGCGACCGAATCGTGATTGTGATGCGCGCCTACTTCGAGAAACCGCGCACCACCGTCGGATGGCGCGGTCTGATCAACGATCCGCACCTCGACGGTTCGTTCGACATGAACGAAGGATTACGGCGCGCGCGCGAGTTGTTGTTGCGCATCAACGACATTGGGCTGCCAACCGCCACCGAAATGCTCGACCCGATCAGCCCGCAGTATATTACTGACCTGATCAGCCTGACTGCCATCGGCGCGCGCACCGTCGAGTCGCAGACCCATCGCGCTCTCGCCAGCGGTCTCTCGATGCCGGTTGGCTACAAGAACAGCACCGATGGCAATGTGCAGGTGGCAGTTAATGCATTTCTATCGGCGCGCCGGGCGCACTCCTTCCTTGGCATCGATCAGGATGGACAGAGTTGCGTGGTGCGTACCACCGGCAATCCCGATGGCATGATCATCCTGCGCGGTAGCAGCGCCGGACCGAACTATGATGCGGCAACCGTTGTGCGCACTGAACAGGCGATGGAGGCGGCAGGTCTATTGCCCGCCATCATGATCGATTGTAGCCACGCCAATGCGGGCGGCGATCACACGCGCCAGCCGCACGTCTGGCGCGAGGTGCTACGCGACCACATCGCCAGCCGCAACGCCGTCATCGGTATGATGGTCGAAAGCTATCTGTACGAAGGGAAGCAACCGATCCTTGCCGATCGCTCACGGCTGCGCTACGGCGTGTCGGTGACCGATGCGTGTGTTGGTTGGGAAACGACCGAGCGTATGCTGATCGAGGCATATGAGGCGCTGAAAGGTTGA